In Bacilli bacterium, one genomic interval encodes:
- a CDS encoding TatD family hydrolase: RRMMDRGYRISVTPDVLYEPEIQNLVRQYPLDLLMTETDGPWPFEGPFAGQMTNSVMVKSVAAKIAELKGVALKDAQAALYENAARFYRF, encoded by the coding sequence GCGGCGCATGATGGATCGGGGATATCGCATTTCGGTTACGCCGGACGTGTTGTACGAGCCGGAAATTCAGAATTTGGTGCGGCAGTATCCGTTGGATTTGCTCATGACGGAAACGGACGGGCCGTGGCCGTTCGAGGGGCCGTTTGCCGGACAAATGACGAATTCGGTGATGGTGAAAAGCGTCGCCGCCAAAATCGCCGAATTAAAAGGCGTCGCGCTGAAGGATGCGCAAGCGGCTTTATACGAAAATGCGGCGCGCTTTTACCGGTTTTAA
- the rsmD gene encoding 16S rRNA (guanine(966)-N(2))-methyltransferase RsmD gives MRVVSGIARGRPLKSVPGMGTRPTTDKVKEAIFSMIGPYFSGGVVLDLFAGTGALGIEALSRGMDTGFFVDQEYKSIETIRANLRATGLADRAEVYRNDAFRAIKTMAKRGLRFDLVFLDPPYKIKTMDALLLTMQELSMIRSGCVIVIEHDARHHYPEVIGGLSLAKRGKYGDTAVSIYQFWSGDQ, from the coding sequence TTGCGGGTTGTATCCGGCATTGCGCGGGGCAGGCCGCTCAAATCCGTCCCGGGAATGGGCACCCGCCCGACGACCGACAAAGTGAAAGAAGCAATCTTCAGCATGATCGGGCCATATTTTTCCGGCGGAGTGGTGCTGGATCTTTTCGCCGGCACGGGCGCGTTGGGCATTGAAGCGCTCAGCAGAGGGATGGACACAGGATTTTTTGTCGATCAGGAATATAAAAGCATCGAAACGATCCGCGCAAATCTGCGCGCCACCGGTCTTGCCGATCGTGCGGAAGTTTACCGGAACGACGCTTTCCGTGCCATAAAAACGATGGCTAAACGGGGATTGCGGTTCGATCTTGTCTTTTTAGACCCGCCCTATAAAATAAAGACGATGGATGCGCTTTTGCTCACGATGCAGGAATTATCGATGATTCGAAGCGGCTGCGTCATCGTAATCGAGCATGACGCCCGGCACCATTATCCCGAAGTAATAGGCGGTTTGTCGCTCGCCAAGCGGGGGAAATACGGCGATACCGCCGTTTCCATCTATCAGTTTTGGAGTGGTGATCAAT